One genomic segment of Streptococcus salivarius includes these proteins:
- a CDS encoding 8-oxo-dGTP diphosphatase yields the protein MNETVEFTNLCMVRDGDRVLVIDRKKKDWPGITFPGGHVEAGESFTEAVIREVKEETGLRIASPRICGMKDWVEDGIRYVVLFYKTEKFDGELISSEEGEVWWEDLKELPNLDLSLDMEDMLRIFLEEDLSEFFYYQDGEDWKYDLK from the coding sequence ATGAATGAGACTGTTGAGTTTACAAATCTTTGTATGGTAAGAGACGGCGATAGAGTTCTTGTTATTGATCGTAAAAAAAAGGACTGGCCAGGCATAACCTTTCCTGGTGGTCATGTCGAAGCGGGAGAATCATTTACGGAAGCAGTAATCCGTGAAGTGAAGGAAGAAACTGGCTTAAGGATTGCTTCTCCCCGGATTTGTGGAATGAAAGATTGGGTAGAAGACGGCATTCGTTATGTAGTTCTCTTTTATAAGACAGAAAAGTTTGACGGAGAATTAATATCCTCTGAAGAGGGGGAAGTCTGGTGGGAGGACCTGAAAGAATTGCCAAATCTAGACCTCTCTCTAGATATGGAGGATATGCTTCGTATCTTTCTTGAAGAAGACCTGTCTGAATTTTTCTACTACCAAGATGGAGAAGACTGGAAGTACGATTTAAAGTGA